The following coding sequences lie in one Musa acuminata AAA Group cultivar baxijiao chromosome BXJ1-8, Cavendish_Baxijiao_AAA, whole genome shotgun sequence genomic window:
- the LOC135582705 gene encoding mediator of RNA polymerase II transcription subunit 15a-like isoform X2, with amino-acid sequence MEGNSWRPAQGESAAASDGGSGDWRTQLQPEARHRIVNKIMETLKRHLPISVPEGINELQKIAIRFEEKIYTAASNQPDYLRKISLKMLSMENKSQHSASINPSISNSAVLNQNSADPALLGVQSQANQGQPLSVSMVNQPSARQQILSQNIQNNTLAMAQNPANLSSALSSITGLSQSNISGVSQISNLQNMPGISQNSANNSLGQTAAPDLYSNTQRPMQGRQQQQQLISQQQHQTQNQLLLQHQFQQQYMKQKFQQSSLLQPHVQQQQQQQSLMQTTQLQSSQQPLMQIGSNFQSGQSAMQQTQPGAIQSAVQPGLQQNQLSTVQQSAPSLLQQHPQSIARQQQQSQSAMLQQSTSMQQQPTSAPQQSNLPMQQHQQQQIIGQQTNISNVQQTQLIGQQTSATEMQQSQRVSIQQNNLLNMQQPHHLLNQHQQQQLGNQSNMSGLQQQQQQQQQQQILGSLSNVSNMQPHQRPMHIHQQPKTTIQQQQQNQQAPLAMLQPQGQQPQHQSSQQQLLSQFQSQPASLQQQLVQQHPSSMQREMQQRIQASGLLSQNAIEQQKQFVQSQIGLQEVSSSKALDSSAQTGHVGIIDWQEEIYQKIKSMKELYFADLTELYQKIVLKLQQHDVLMPSVKTSEQFDKMKSYKIMLERTLHILQLPRSNIQLGLKDKLPLYEKQITTFLATNKKKVVPSQPPGQQQFQHPGGHPQSMSQQQSSQVPQVQQHDNYANQQMNLQGSTTSVQPAAMPSMQHGSVPLSTHFGVPTPQQNMTNALQTGSAIDSAQGSSFSSLQQGGIASMQQGGLVSGQGSINVPPQTNANVMSNGSMNSLQNNINSKQPSSNAIQQQHFKQEQQQQQHMQNQQLKQQFQQRNMQQQIIQQQQKQQLLQVQQPLQQQLQQQQQKQHQTSQLPVHQLSQLNQSNEINELKFRQGPGVKPGLYQQHFLPNQRHSYYQQLKSGAAFPISSPQNFQASSPQISHHSSPQLDQHSLLSSQIKTGTPLQSANSPFDPSPSTPIAPSPIPGDEKQISGITSVPNAGRVGHQPTAVAPQAQSLAVTTPGISASPLLAEFTSPDGNQTNHTNSGAAKAITTERPFERLIKVIRSSTPKALSSAVSDIGSVVSIIDRIAGSAPAPGNGSRAAVGEDLVAMTKCRLQARSFMSQDGSATTKKMKRDTSAMPLNNVSSAGSVNDSFKHSYGLDTSELESTATSRVKRQKVEVNHALLEEIREINQRLIGTVVNISEEDTDSNSAAPQGEGTIVKCVFTTVALCPSLKSQFASEHMSPILPLRLLVPANYPKCSPVLLDKFPDEQRESDDLSVKARSTFIISLRGLSQPMSLGEMARTWDVSARKVITEYARQTGGGTFSSRYGAWENCVAA; translated from the exons ATGGAGGGGAATAGTTGGAGGCCGGCTCAGGGGGAGAGCGCCGCCGCCTCGGATGGGGGATCCGGCGACTGGAGGACCCAACTCCAGCCGGAGGCGCGGCACAGGATTGTAAATAAGAT AATGGAAACTTTGAAGAGGCACCTGCCTATCTCTGTGCCCGAGGGCATAAATGAACTTCAGAAAATTGCTATTCGGTTTGAGGAGAAGATATATACTGCAGCTTCTAATCAG CCTGATTATTTGAGGAAAATTTCTCTAAAAATGCTTTCAATGGAGAATAAGTCTCAGCATTCTGCTTCAATTAACCCTTCAATATCCAACAGCGCAGTTCTCAACCAAAATTCTGCAGACCCAG CATTGCTTGGTGTACAATCACAAGCCAACCAAGGGCAACCATTATCTGTCTCTATGGTGAATCAACCTTCAGCAAGGCAACAAATTTTGTCCCAGAATATTCAGAACAACACTTTGGCTATGGCACAAAATCCTGCCAATCTTTCCTCTGCATTATCATCCATCACAGGCCTTAGTCAGTCCAACATATCTGGTGTTAGCCAGATATCTAACCTACAGAACATGCCTGGCATATCACAAAATTCTGCCAACAACTCTCTGGGACAAACTGCAGCACCAGATCTTTATTCAAACACACAAAGGCCGATGCAAGGAaggcaacaacagcaacaacttATTTCTCAACAGCAGCATCAaacacaaaatcaacttctattacaGCATCAGTTTCAACAACAGTATATGAAGCAGAAATTTCAACAATCTTCACTCTTGCAACCGCatgttcagcagcagcagcagcagcaatctcTGATGCAAACAACCCAACTGCAATCTTCTCAGCAGCCTCTGATGCAGATCGGGTCCAATTTTCAGTCAGGCCAGTCCGCCATGCAGCAGACACAGCCTGGAGCAATCCAGTCAGCTGTACAACCTGGCCTTCAACAAAATCAGCTAAGTACTGTTCAGCAATCTGCCCCCTCCTTGCTTCAGCAACATCCACAATCAATTGCCAGACAACAACAGCAATCACAGTCTGCCATGCTTCAACAATCAACTTCAATGCAGCAACAGCCAACTTCAGCACCTCAGCAATCAAATTTACCCATGCAGCAGCATCAGCAGCAGCAAATAATAGGTCaacaaacaaatatttcaaatgtcCAACAGACCCAATTAATTGGGCAACAAACGAGTGCCACAGAGATGCAACAATCACAGAGAGTGTCAATTCAACAGAATAATCTTTTAAACATGCAACAGCCCCACCATTTGTTGAATCAACATCAACAACAGCAGTTAGGCAACCAAAGTAACATGTCAGGGCTTCAAcaacagcagcaacaacagcagcagcagcaaatacTTGGGTCTTTATCTAATGTCTCAAATATGCAGCCACATCAGCGCCCTATGCATATACATCAACAACCAAAGACCACaatacaacagcagcagcaaaacCAGCAGGCACCACTGGCAATGCTGCAACCACAAGGTCAACAGCCCCAACATCAATCATCACAGCAGCAATTGCTTTCTCAGTTCCAATCTCAGCCTGCATCATTGCAACAGCAACTGGTGCAACAACATCCAAGTTCCATGCAACGAGAGATGCAACAAAGAATTCAAGCTTCAGGTTTGCTTTCCCAGAATGCAATTGAGCAGCAGAAGCAATTTGTTCAATCACAAATAGGACTTCAGGAGGTCTCATCTAGTA AGGCACTGGATTCTTCAGCTCAAACAGGACATGTTGGCATCATTGATTGGCAGGAGGAGATTTATCAGAAG ATAAAATCCATGAAGGAGCTCTACTTTGCAGATTTGACTGAGCTTTACCAAAAGATTGTTCTAAAGTTGCAGCAG CATGATGTGCTTATGCCGTCTGTGAAGACATCTGAACAATTTGATAAAATGAAAAGTTATAAGATTATGTTAGAGCGTACATTACATATTTTGCAATTACCCAGGAGCAATATTCAACTTGGTTTGAAAGACAAACTCCCATTGTATGAGAAGCAAATAACGACTTTTCTAGCTACAAATAAGAAAAAGGTTGTCCCTTCACAGCCTCCTGGACAGCAACAATTTCAGCATCCTGGTGGACATCCTCAATCCATGTCTCAACAACAATCATCTCAAGTTCCTCAAGTGCAGCAACATGACAATTATGCAAACCAGCAAATGAATCTTCAAGGTTCAACAACTTCAGTGCAGCCAGCTGCTATGCCAAGTATGCAACATGGTTCTGTACCTTTATCAACACATTTTGGTGTTCCAACACCTCAACAGAACATGACAAATGCATTACAGACTGGTTCTGCAATTGATTCTGCCCAAGGGAGTTCTTTTAGTTCATTGCAGCAGGGAGGAATTGCATCCATGCAACAGGGTGGTCTGGTATCCGGGCAAGGTTCTATTAATGTTCCTCCGCAGACCAATGCCAATGTTATGTCAAACGGCTCAATGAATTCACTGCAAAACAATATTAATTCCAAGCAACCAAGTTCTAATGCAATACAGCAGCAGCATTTTaagcaggagcagcagcagcagcagcatatgCAAAATCAACAACTAAAGCAGCAATTTCAACAGCGTAATATGCAGCAACAAATAATTCAGCAACAACAAAAGCAGCAACTACTTCAGGTGCAACAGCCTCTGCAGCAACAGTTGCAACAACAGCAGCAAAAACAACACCAAACATCACAGCTGCCAGTACACCAATTGTCACAGCTCAATCAATCAAatgaaatcaatgagttgaaGTTTAGACAAGGGCCTGGCGTTAAACCAGGACTTTATCAACAGCATTTCTTGCCTAATCAACGCCACAGCTATTATCAGCAATTGAAATCTGGTGCTGCTTTTCCAATTTCATCACCTCAAAACTTTCAAGCTTCATCTCCCCAGATTTCTCACCATTCTTCTCCTCAACTCGATCAGCACAGTCTGCTATCATCTCAAATAAAAACTGGAACACCTTTGCAGTCGGCTAACTCACCATTCGATCCATCTCCTTCCACACCTATAGCCCCCTCACCTATTCCAGGAGATGAGAAACAAATTTCTGGCATTACATCAGTGCCAAATGCAGGACGTGTTGGACATCAACCAACAGCTGTAGCTCCTCAAGCTCAATCACTTGCTGTTACTACGCCTGGAATATCAGCTTCACCTTTGCTGGCAGAATTTACCAGTCCTGATGGAAATCAGACCAACCATACAAATTCAGGTGCTGCTAAAGCAATTACAACAGAAAGGCCATTTGAACGCTTAATAAAAGTG ATACGATCATCAACACCCAAGGCCCTGAGTTCTGCTGTTAGTGATATTGGGTCCGTTGTTAGCATAATAGACAGGATAGCAGGTTCAGCACCAGCACCAGGAAATGGTTCTAGGGCTGCAGTAGGTGAAGATTTAGTTGCCATGACAAAGTGTCGTTTGCAGGCTAGAAGTTTCATGTCACAGGATGGAAGTGCTACTACCAAAAAAATGAAGCGTGACACAAGTGCCATGCCCTTGAATAATGTGTCATCTGCTGGAAGTGTAAATGATAGCTTTAAACACTCATATGGTCTTGATACATCCGAGTTAGAGTCGACTGCAACATCACGTGTCAAGCGGCAGAAGGTTGAG GTAAATCATGCATTACTCGAGGAGATCAGGGAGATAAACCAGCGGCTAATTGGTACAGTGGTTAACATAAGTGAGGAAGATACCGATTCAAATTCTGCTGCTCCACAAGGTGAAGGAACAATAGTGAAATGTGTCTTCACTACTGTGGCTTTATGCCCGAGCCTGAAGTCTCAGTTTGCTTCGGAACACATG AGTCCAATTCTACCTCTGAGGTTGCTTGTTCCTGCTAATTATCCAAAATGTTCTCCTGTTCTCTTGGACAAGTTTCCAGATGAGCAAAG GGAATCTGATGATCTGTCTGTCAAAGCTAGGtcgacattcatcatttctctccgTGGCCTATCACAGCCCATGTCGCTGGGAGAGATGGCAAGAACATGGGATGTCAGTGCCCGTAAGGTAATAACGGAATATGCACGACAGACTGGAGGAGGCACCTTTAGCTCAAGATATGGTGCTTGGGAAAATTGTGTAGCTGCTTGA
- the LOC135582705 gene encoding mediator of RNA polymerase II transcription subunit 15a-like isoform X1 — MEGNSWRPAQGESAAASDGGSGDWRTQLQPEARHRIVNKIMETLKRHLPISVPEGINELQKIAIRFEEKIYTAASNQPDYLRKISLKMLSMENKSQHSASINPSISNSAVLNQNSADPALLGVQSQANQGQPLSVSMVNQPSARQQILSQNIQNNTLAMAQNPANLSSALSSITGLSQSNISGVSQISNLQNMPGISQNSANNSLGQTAAPDLYSNTQRPMQGRQQQQQLISQQQHQTQNQLLLQHQFQQQYMKQKFQQSSLLQPHVQQQQQQQSLMQTTQLQSSQQPLMQIGSNFQSGQSAMQQTQPGAIQSAVQPGLQQNQLSTVQQSAPSLLQQHPQSIARQQQQSQSAMLQQSTSMQQQPTSAPQQSNLPMQQHQQQQIIGQQTNISNVQQTQLIGQQTSATEMQQSQRVSIQQNNLLNMQQPHHLLNQHQQQQLGNQSNMSGLQQQQQQQQQQQILGSLSNVSNMQPHQRPMHIHQQPKTTIQQQQQNQQAPLAMLQPQGQQPQHQSSQQQLLSQFQSQPASLQQQLVQQHPSSMQREMQQRIQASGLLSQNAIEQQKQFVQSQIGLQEVSSSKALDSSAQTGHVGIIDWQEEIYQKIKSMKELYFADLTELYQKIVLKLQQLQHDVLMPSVKTSEQFDKMKSYKIMLERTLHILQLPRSNIQLGLKDKLPLYEKQITTFLATNKKKVVPSQPPGQQQFQHPGGHPQSMSQQQSSQVPQVQQHDNYANQQMNLQGSTTSVQPAAMPSMQHGSVPLSTHFGVPTPQQNMTNALQTGSAIDSAQGSSFSSLQQGGIASMQQGGLVSGQGSINVPPQTNANVMSNGSMNSLQNNINSKQPSSNAIQQQHFKQEQQQQQHMQNQQLKQQFQQRNMQQQIIQQQQKQQLLQVQQPLQQQLQQQQQKQHQTSQLPVHQLSQLNQSNEINELKFRQGPGVKPGLYQQHFLPNQRHSYYQQLKSGAAFPISSPQNFQASSPQISHHSSPQLDQHSLLSSQIKTGTPLQSANSPFDPSPSTPIAPSPIPGDEKQISGITSVPNAGRVGHQPTAVAPQAQSLAVTTPGISASPLLAEFTSPDGNQTNHTNSGAAKAITTERPFERLIKVIRSSTPKALSSAVSDIGSVVSIIDRIAGSAPAPGNGSRAAVGEDLVAMTKCRLQARSFMSQDGSATTKKMKRDTSAMPLNNVSSAGSVNDSFKHSYGLDTSELESTATSRVKRQKVEVNHALLEEIREINQRLIGTVVNISEEDTDSNSAAPQGEGTIVKCVFTTVALCPSLKSQFASEHMSPILPLRLLVPANYPKCSPVLLDKFPDEQRESDDLSVKARSTFIISLRGLSQPMSLGEMARTWDVSARKVITEYARQTGGGTFSSRYGAWENCVAA; from the exons ATGGAGGGGAATAGTTGGAGGCCGGCTCAGGGGGAGAGCGCCGCCGCCTCGGATGGGGGATCCGGCGACTGGAGGACCCAACTCCAGCCGGAGGCGCGGCACAGGATTGTAAATAAGAT AATGGAAACTTTGAAGAGGCACCTGCCTATCTCTGTGCCCGAGGGCATAAATGAACTTCAGAAAATTGCTATTCGGTTTGAGGAGAAGATATATACTGCAGCTTCTAATCAG CCTGATTATTTGAGGAAAATTTCTCTAAAAATGCTTTCAATGGAGAATAAGTCTCAGCATTCTGCTTCAATTAACCCTTCAATATCCAACAGCGCAGTTCTCAACCAAAATTCTGCAGACCCAG CATTGCTTGGTGTACAATCACAAGCCAACCAAGGGCAACCATTATCTGTCTCTATGGTGAATCAACCTTCAGCAAGGCAACAAATTTTGTCCCAGAATATTCAGAACAACACTTTGGCTATGGCACAAAATCCTGCCAATCTTTCCTCTGCATTATCATCCATCACAGGCCTTAGTCAGTCCAACATATCTGGTGTTAGCCAGATATCTAACCTACAGAACATGCCTGGCATATCACAAAATTCTGCCAACAACTCTCTGGGACAAACTGCAGCACCAGATCTTTATTCAAACACACAAAGGCCGATGCAAGGAaggcaacaacagcaacaacttATTTCTCAACAGCAGCATCAaacacaaaatcaacttctattacaGCATCAGTTTCAACAACAGTATATGAAGCAGAAATTTCAACAATCTTCACTCTTGCAACCGCatgttcagcagcagcagcagcagcaatctcTGATGCAAACAACCCAACTGCAATCTTCTCAGCAGCCTCTGATGCAGATCGGGTCCAATTTTCAGTCAGGCCAGTCCGCCATGCAGCAGACACAGCCTGGAGCAATCCAGTCAGCTGTACAACCTGGCCTTCAACAAAATCAGCTAAGTACTGTTCAGCAATCTGCCCCCTCCTTGCTTCAGCAACATCCACAATCAATTGCCAGACAACAACAGCAATCACAGTCTGCCATGCTTCAACAATCAACTTCAATGCAGCAACAGCCAACTTCAGCACCTCAGCAATCAAATTTACCCATGCAGCAGCATCAGCAGCAGCAAATAATAGGTCaacaaacaaatatttcaaatgtcCAACAGACCCAATTAATTGGGCAACAAACGAGTGCCACAGAGATGCAACAATCACAGAGAGTGTCAATTCAACAGAATAATCTTTTAAACATGCAACAGCCCCACCATTTGTTGAATCAACATCAACAACAGCAGTTAGGCAACCAAAGTAACATGTCAGGGCTTCAAcaacagcagcaacaacagcagcagcagcaaatacTTGGGTCTTTATCTAATGTCTCAAATATGCAGCCACATCAGCGCCCTATGCATATACATCAACAACCAAAGACCACaatacaacagcagcagcaaaacCAGCAGGCACCACTGGCAATGCTGCAACCACAAGGTCAACAGCCCCAACATCAATCATCACAGCAGCAATTGCTTTCTCAGTTCCAATCTCAGCCTGCATCATTGCAACAGCAACTGGTGCAACAACATCCAAGTTCCATGCAACGAGAGATGCAACAAAGAATTCAAGCTTCAGGTTTGCTTTCCCAGAATGCAATTGAGCAGCAGAAGCAATTTGTTCAATCACAAATAGGACTTCAGGAGGTCTCATCTAGTA AGGCACTGGATTCTTCAGCTCAAACAGGACATGTTGGCATCATTGATTGGCAGGAGGAGATTTATCAGAAG ATAAAATCCATGAAGGAGCTCTACTTTGCAGATTTGACTGAGCTTTACCAAAAGATTGTTCTAAAGTTGCAGCAG TTGCAGCATGATGTGCTTATGCCGTCTGTGAAGACATCTGAACAATTTGATAAAATGAAAAGTTATAAGATTATGTTAGAGCGTACATTACATATTTTGCAATTACCCAGGAGCAATATTCAACTTGGTTTGAAAGACAAACTCCCATTGTATGAGAAGCAAATAACGACTTTTCTAGCTACAAATAAGAAAAAGGTTGTCCCTTCACAGCCTCCTGGACAGCAACAATTTCAGCATCCTGGTGGACATCCTCAATCCATGTCTCAACAACAATCATCTCAAGTTCCTCAAGTGCAGCAACATGACAATTATGCAAACCAGCAAATGAATCTTCAAGGTTCAACAACTTCAGTGCAGCCAGCTGCTATGCCAAGTATGCAACATGGTTCTGTACCTTTATCAACACATTTTGGTGTTCCAACACCTCAACAGAACATGACAAATGCATTACAGACTGGTTCTGCAATTGATTCTGCCCAAGGGAGTTCTTTTAGTTCATTGCAGCAGGGAGGAATTGCATCCATGCAACAGGGTGGTCTGGTATCCGGGCAAGGTTCTATTAATGTTCCTCCGCAGACCAATGCCAATGTTATGTCAAACGGCTCAATGAATTCACTGCAAAACAATATTAATTCCAAGCAACCAAGTTCTAATGCAATACAGCAGCAGCATTTTaagcaggagcagcagcagcagcagcatatgCAAAATCAACAACTAAAGCAGCAATTTCAACAGCGTAATATGCAGCAACAAATAATTCAGCAACAACAAAAGCAGCAACTACTTCAGGTGCAACAGCCTCTGCAGCAACAGTTGCAACAACAGCAGCAAAAACAACACCAAACATCACAGCTGCCAGTACACCAATTGTCACAGCTCAATCAATCAAatgaaatcaatgagttgaaGTTTAGACAAGGGCCTGGCGTTAAACCAGGACTTTATCAACAGCATTTCTTGCCTAATCAACGCCACAGCTATTATCAGCAATTGAAATCTGGTGCTGCTTTTCCAATTTCATCACCTCAAAACTTTCAAGCTTCATCTCCCCAGATTTCTCACCATTCTTCTCCTCAACTCGATCAGCACAGTCTGCTATCATCTCAAATAAAAACTGGAACACCTTTGCAGTCGGCTAACTCACCATTCGATCCATCTCCTTCCACACCTATAGCCCCCTCACCTATTCCAGGAGATGAGAAACAAATTTCTGGCATTACATCAGTGCCAAATGCAGGACGTGTTGGACATCAACCAACAGCTGTAGCTCCTCAAGCTCAATCACTTGCTGTTACTACGCCTGGAATATCAGCTTCACCTTTGCTGGCAGAATTTACCAGTCCTGATGGAAATCAGACCAACCATACAAATTCAGGTGCTGCTAAAGCAATTACAACAGAAAGGCCATTTGAACGCTTAATAAAAGTG ATACGATCATCAACACCCAAGGCCCTGAGTTCTGCTGTTAGTGATATTGGGTCCGTTGTTAGCATAATAGACAGGATAGCAGGTTCAGCACCAGCACCAGGAAATGGTTCTAGGGCTGCAGTAGGTGAAGATTTAGTTGCCATGACAAAGTGTCGTTTGCAGGCTAGAAGTTTCATGTCACAGGATGGAAGTGCTACTACCAAAAAAATGAAGCGTGACACAAGTGCCATGCCCTTGAATAATGTGTCATCTGCTGGAAGTGTAAATGATAGCTTTAAACACTCATATGGTCTTGATACATCCGAGTTAGAGTCGACTGCAACATCACGTGTCAAGCGGCAGAAGGTTGAG GTAAATCATGCATTACTCGAGGAGATCAGGGAGATAAACCAGCGGCTAATTGGTACAGTGGTTAACATAAGTGAGGAAGATACCGATTCAAATTCTGCTGCTCCACAAGGTGAAGGAACAATAGTGAAATGTGTCTTCACTACTGTGGCTTTATGCCCGAGCCTGAAGTCTCAGTTTGCTTCGGAACACATG AGTCCAATTCTACCTCTGAGGTTGCTTGTTCCTGCTAATTATCCAAAATGTTCTCCTGTTCTCTTGGACAAGTTTCCAGATGAGCAAAG GGAATCTGATGATCTGTCTGTCAAAGCTAGGtcgacattcatcatttctctccgTGGCCTATCACAGCCCATGTCGCTGGGAGAGATGGCAAGAACATGGGATGTCAGTGCCCGTAAGGTAATAACGGAATATGCACGACAGACTGGAGGAGGCACCTTTAGCTCAAGATATGGTGCTTGGGAAAATTGTGTAGCTGCTTGA